The segment GATTGAAATGATATTGCCGTTTGCAATAATCATAATTGAGACCGCAAAGAGGAATAGATTGATTTATACTATGAGTGGCTTCCTATTGAATCTTGCGTGAAAAGTAAATATACAACACGGTAAATGCTAAAGGAGAATTCctcttctttttcaatttatcaacaaaTCAGGTACACACGCAACTTGGTGGATTCAGGAAATGGTAAATTCAATCTCATGATATTGTGTTGGGGCGAAGGACACGGATCGGCAATACATGATCACGCTGATTCGCATTGCTTCATGAAAATGCTAATGGGTGAGCTGCAAGAGGTGCGATATGCCTGGCCCACGAAGAAACTCCAAGAATTGGATGAAGAGGTGACTGCTGACATTGGGATCCTCGATGAGGGAAGTGGCTACAGCAAGGGTGAAGAGCTCAAGGAGATTTCTCGCAAAACTCTCGAGTTCAATGGGGTTTGCTACATTAatggtaaattaattttaaatcaatttatatgataattatttgtaaaaacaacaaaattttttttcagacacTCTCGGCTTGCACCGTGTTGAGAATCCAAATAATTCCAATGTGGCCGTATCATTGCATCTGTATTGCCCACCATTCGATAGTTGTTCAGTGTTCAATAAGAGCACCGGCAAGAGAACCAGCTGCAATGTAACATTTTGGAGCAAGTACGAGAATGGTCAGCCCAAGTGAATGaggatataatttttttttctgtagttGTTAACTGACGTGATTTTGTTCCATGGAAATAAAATCCttaacattaatattttttatgatatttgttgtacataaaaaagttgatttaaGAACTAAAGGTGTATGTGTTTACTATaggtgaaaaaaagctcttacaATAATTAACTAATGTAAGGTAAAAGTAGAAGAAAATTGCCATTGGcaagtaattttaaatatagaagaacaaaaaagcaaaaatacaaaaataaatgtaaaactaattatgtataaaaattaaatggaaataaaatcttaaaaataatgaaaaaattatgtacctacatattaaaTTTCAGTAAAAACCAAACAATTTAAAGCATCTAAGCAATCTAAGGAGAGGTAagtaatttaaagagaaaggAGTTTAATCATTTCAATTATATAAAACTTCCTTTTAGTAGAAGGGACCGTTTTAAAAGACAAAGGGTGAAATTGACTAGTCAGAAAGATTTAACGGTTGGAAACGAACGATTGAGATATTCCTTCCTCGTTTAGTCTAttttaagaaagacttaaaatttcttaggaaaaatttaagattcattagttttcttaagggatacttaagatttcttaagaaaatcaaacaaaatgcatattttttatgatttctacAAATTTTGATGCCCGATGGCgaccagaaaaaaatcatcgaaacaTGTATTCATTCAAcccgattcagcctgactgaagaaatcttaagttttgcttaagaaaagttaaaaatcttaaattattcttaGGAGATCTTAAGTTTTGTtattaaggaatcttaagaaattcattagaaaacttaagtctgtctgactggtgtgactagtgaatttcacctgaAATGATAGAAACTGAAATTTCGGTCAAAATTCAgttcaaattattattgattTAGTCCCAGAGCCAATGACTGTGAAAAGAGAATTTCGTGAATGTGAGATTTGTTTTGAGACGTggttaaaatttgattaatttaatgccTTGAAGAGAGACACATATTCGTCCAAAACATTGGTAATAAAGTAATAAGAAATTTGAACTGATTATTGACcgaaaattcgattttttttcactttatcttCAAATAAGTCgatgaataaactcttttttgtaaaataaaaaattaaaagaatcatttttttatgtataatttccatttattggtttttttttaaaaatgaaatcttaACATTTACAATTTACTCACCTTCATGCaatatattacattttttcttttaattttggcCTATTAAggtatattttctttacttccGCTCAGCATAATCTATACTCACATACCATctcttgtgttttttttttcatttaaattttaataatagtataataattatataatataataatcaTCATCGtaataataaatgttttctCCTTCAtaattacacatttttttgtctctaCGCAAGTGACTTAACTTGAAAGGaatttagagaaaagaaagaaagataaatttctcttttctctctcacgtATCCTTACTTAggtatttgaaaataaatatttatgtattatcATGTACTTTCTTTTAAAGGAagataactttaaaaaaattgtttttcattcaaattaaacCTTCCAAGTTACATCACTCCAGATTCTTTTTCCCTTCgtcattttatcaattaattacatttttctttttaaattatatacctTCTTTTCCCAATTTCTCCtctttcatgttttttttaccactAAAATTACTACTTGATTTCTCTTTGTAtgcatgtgtgtgtgttaatTGGGAGTGAGTTTCtatatatatacctatatacttttttttaaagaatctcttgtatataataattaaatacagCAATAATCCGTAAtgttttcacgtttttttttcttgtcaataaaattaatacctACATTACTTTTGTGTTAATGTAATATATATAGTATGGTTtatcttcactttttttattcatttgaattaaatataatttaatttttaaattatgttcACTATATACAagacattgtttttttttttcatttaatttagatCATCTCTACATTGTAATTAATCactaagaaaataaagaaaaatcactaaaaaaatctttttcaattcacattagaaagaaaagaaactttaataatTAAGTGATTTTCAATCTAATTCTtcgtaattcttttttttcttttttaattgtctCGCTAAAATGAGTCattatttgaaactttttttttctttacttaatACCCcaatgaaatatatatatatacatctATTGTGTGTATATAGGTCTTTATTTTCTCTGAAATACGTGTTAGGAAGGGCGCGTGGAAGGGGAATGAATAcaataatgttttaaaaattgactGGAAACTATGaatatattcattttatttcttttttttctcatcatctTTAGatataatgtaggtatattaatttccttaaaatgtgattttcctcaaagattttcttttcaatgctttgcttttcaattattccttttttgcattattaaatagttttcttttactctcaaattatttttatttatttttttactttatacaaattctattaaacactatatttattttttatgagtaaataatttaattaatattgtttccagatttttgtgaatatttggtttttgttcgtttttttaaacattattttgaattttttttatttttttattcaaacttgttttttttcttcattaaaccTATGAGTTACTCAAGAAGTCACCGTTTGTGATGATTTGATACATAATTTCtatgttcctttttttctccctttattaatgaaaattcattctttataaaattctttgatttctatgtttcttttaattacgCTTAATAttcattatgaaattttcacttcagacattttaagatttttccattttacttttccgttaattttttttatacataatatatgtaggtatatattgtttttctttctatataatttaatttaattacgtGAGAtggtaaaaattttcaaaaaactgTCAATCAGCTAAAAAACCTCAGTTATTTTTCCTCTAATATTTTAATGGTAGGGCGTTGTTTGAATTCAAAcgaaaactctaaaaaaataaatatagttgaaaattaaaagtaaaattcgtACATAAATACATCATTATGTAGTTGGACAATAAAATTTGGAAGTTTCGCCCCACGCTTTCAATTTGGCCCCCGTTTATATGCTAcgttttgttattttcttaatgaaaaactaataaaaacgTCTCAACATtgattttcagttaaaatttattttgttaattttttgttggaatttatgttttatagaataataattagaaaaacattctgagaaaagaaaaactttataatttttgttcaTTCACTTTGAAACCTCTTTATCCATTGCATAGTTGTTTGTTTTCCCTTTTTtacactaccctcaaaaagttccccagatgaacaaaaaatgaatattttctagGGCAAATTTCAAATGTCTGTTACTCCGGCTGTGGCTAgcagattttcaaaaatcccCCAGTCTTGGAAAGGTGCATTTCTCACCTATGCAAAACTGgtggatttttgaaaatcggtgaGCCACAGCCAAAGTAATTGTTACTTGAAATTACCcttaaaaaatcctcaatttctGTCTATCCGGAAACTTTTTTCTGGTATTGtaagtttgaagaaaaaaaattgtgacaaagaaaatcatttttaacgAATCAGTCTTCGGGTACCATCTATACTctggttatttttttatcattaatatttctttctttttgctcaatgaagaaaaaaccaaacagctgcattttcttttaatttctgatttttctctttaattttgtaaaaagttcaatgaaaaaaatatcattgtaccgtctcattgaattttgattaaataaatttttttttacaacaatcattctttaattttttgtcaatccctcaaataaagtaaaataaatatattttgtgctATTCCTCTATTAATGGTCATCATCTCATTCAAATTAGAGATTTTTAGATGATCAGTTAGTTCAAAAAGGGGGGAAAACTAGGAAGGTAATTTTTTATCGGATATAGGTAATTTAAgcttattttttgtttcttccaCAGAAGACGTTctttcagtattttttttgttattttatttatttatttgttgttaagaaaaattaaatattatgttttttttttaataaaaaaaaatatttggaaaaataaatttaaattacattacaatttatatttagatttaaatattcagctacattttcttaagaaattatgtgtatatataggtaatataatttaaaacttgcttgtttattttaaaaaaaaatcatttctcttaTACTTTTCATGTCtagttattaattaattttcttgtaggtaataataatttaatttttttctttatacttctatacacttttttcttgtttactTTTGTAATTTCCATaatcttatatattttttttgttaataatatTCTTGTCTACATTAGTATCTAATATCacagaaaatctcaaagagGAGGCCATTATGCGGATGTGAGAATCAACTATTTAACATTCTGAGaggttttaaaagaaaaactgataAAGTGAAGAAGAGAGTTTTgtgccaagaaaaaaattctaaacgttttttttttataaaggaaagattttggaataatttttattactgaaaaaaaatttaataaaagaaatttgtcaTCTAAATAAtggaatcaattttttttgttttctctcaTTGTGAGAAAATCACTCAAGAATTCCCATTTTGAGCTATAAAGTtctctattcattttttctaatCGATAAAATTatgagtttttaaaaaattcagcgTGGAAGTTACTTTGAAAGCTTCACCTCCCCCTTCGTCagttttattttgtgttttgttaAGAGCTACGTATCAAGAGAAAAAGAACTAATAAGGGAAGATCTCTATTAACGCACTGCATTGTGCCGTACGTGCAGTTAAGACCTAATCTGAGAAGATAACTGAGTATTTGAATCCTTTTTgtgtttaatttctttttttttcttttttaatttttgcaataactTTCACGTACTTACGCGAGAGCTGCCGTCATGTGGTAGAGCTGCATGAGAACTTGCACGTGAATTGGTAGACACGAGAGACGATCGCGTGTATTGGAGTCCATTGCCAGCCACGAGAGGACATTGTAGCCCTCGAGGACGTAGCGTAGAACATCGGCGGTGAATTGTGAATCAAGCGGATGATCCGTTGCTGATGAATGATTTTGTTGCAACAAATCATCGGTGTTCTGCTGAATGGCCGGACTGTGCAGATGGAGGGCAGTCTTAAGGAATACCGGACACACATTCTCCATATGTGGACACGATGACCAGAACCACGATGGCATACGACCAGTTGGTGCGGTTGAGACAAAGTATCCCAGTGCTAGAGGTTGCTGTAGCAATTGTCCCAccttgagaaaaaatccaaatttatctttataaatattttccttttcattcaacatcttttctttcttctttttattgttcCCTTCGTACCTCTTCTGTGTCCTGTGATGAATGCAAATTCCTCGTTGGACCACAATTTCCACTATTGCGACCAGGACTTTGGCGACTACGGTTGTCTTCTATCCCACCCGGACTACCCATCTTTGATGTTCTTTCGGGACTTGCTGGTGGCATTTGTGGTTCAGCTGCAAGAGTTGGAaggaaaacacaaaatttaattaaattgaaaggatattttttgaaaaaaaattaaacttactGTCCCATTGATCGAAAATATCACCAAGACCATTCATGGCTTCCATACCATCCATTCCGTCATCATCATCGAGGCTTGGGAAGAATTCCTCGTCGAGATCATTGATATGCTGAATGTCTTGGAAGGCAGTTTGTGATGACtgcagaaaaagaaattttaaatttagagaATGAAACAAAAGCGTTAAGAATTAAACATCAaatttggaaaagaaatgtcaaaaatcaataaagaaacgtcaaacgtaagaaaaataacGTCAAAATATGTGAGAAACGTTAAATGTTAGAATTGTCAACCGTAACAAGGCCCGTCAAAAGCGAGAAAACAAAAgttaaaagtgaataaactcttCGAAAGAAAGGCAAGGAtcgtcaaatattaaaaatttcaagcggaagaaaaaaacgtcaagaACGAGGTAAGAAAAGTCAGATATTAAAACGTcaatcataataaaaaaaatacgtcaaaaaagaagaaagaaatgtcgaatgttttaaatgtcaaacgtaagaaaaagaatgtcaaagGCGAGGAAAAtcgttaaataataaaaatgtcaaacaaaaGAATAGAACGTTAAGAGCGAgggaagaaatattaaatgttaaaaaaaaaacgagaaaacgAATGtcaaatggaagaaaaaatacgTCAAAACCGAGAAAGGAACGTTAAATGtcagaaatgtcaaacgaaagaaaaagaacgtcaaaagtgagaaaagaacttcaaatgtaagaaaaaaaaaccatcaaaaCCGAGCAAAAGaatgaagaatattaaaaatatcaaaaagaaaacaaatatgtacaacaaaaaagagagaaaaggaacacaaaaacatttaaaacgaaacgtcaaacgttagaattacaacaaaatattcaagttttcaataaagaaaaaaaaaagaaaatcattgaaggaattgttttttcttacctGTGCAATAGCGCTAGTTGGAAAGACAAGAATGTGCGTACATGTGACATCTTGCGGTGTTGACAGTggattttgcattgaaatctGACTAAAGCGCTCATCGGGCGTAAATTGATCCGGCATAACGCGCAACGTGGAGTCCGGTTCGAGCGTAATGAGGCACGCACTGAGGATACTTGGTGCAGCATGTGGATACATGAGAGAGCACTGCTTACAAATATCCTTGAGCTGTTTCGATGCCTTCAGGAGATTCTGTTTACTCAGCAACCAACTCCATCCCTTCAATTCCCCATGCCCAATTCGCCCCACGCGCCCAACAACAAGTCTCCACGGTTGAACACTCTGTGATATTACGCCCAAAATGAAATCCATCAACTTCTGTAAGCCCAAACGTCGTGCTGATGCCTTTTTTCGTCTACTCCGATTGGGGATGTCAATATTTATCGTGACAGTCTCCAGTAATTCACCCCGTTCATCAGTTGCCACCGCCAGTAACCAACTTTGATCCTCTGACAGGCAGTAGCTGCAGTACAGCACCGATGATTGCTGCTCAATACTAGCTGTACCAAACAACTCAGCATTCTCACTCTTTTCATGTTGCGTTGCCAATATGTACGGGGGTGTGTAGAGTTTGTACGGCTCGCGATTCTTCTCATCCTTATTCTTCAGGAACAACTCCATATTGGCTGCTGTTCCAAAACCCGTTAAACTCTTCACATTGCTGTTGTGCAGCAAATACCGACGACACTGTGAAAAGACACTTAGTGCCTGGCAACGCATTTCATCACTGAAACGAAGCTGATCACGACTTCGTCCCAACTCCATTATACTTTCCTGTGAAATGAGCTGCAGAGCAgggaaaaaatgtttgttgtttgttaattttattaaaggaaaattttaaataattaaagaaagaaaaaggaggattttcatttattaattttcattaaaagtctACGTTTTCGACCtataatatttgaaaagaattgatCTTATGAAttgatttcaaattttaaaggcCCTGAGGAAGTAATTTTGTTGTTCGAAAcgttgaacttttttttatggaaaattcgtctttttcgtgttttatttttaaattaatttttcaatctctTCTTAACATACCTGAAATTGTATATTACTCCTTATACTCTCCGGTATTGACGGCAGGATATTTGAGTAGCATCTAAGAAGTGCCAAAACTGCCAATCTCTGCCGATCTGACGAATCAGACAGGCACGTGAATGGCTCAACGATGTAGACAACAATACACGGTGGATTGACTTCATCATCATCCGCTGATCCAAGTGGATCCGAATGAATTGTCGACATTGAACTTGATGTATTGAGGGAGTCACGTTGATTCTCACCATCATTGTCGGATTTTGGTGTACTTGGTGCTTTGTCGGATGTTTGGGATGATTCGGGTGTATTTGGTGGTGGCATCGGACTCGGTAGTGAACGATCCTTATTGAGACTCCCATTCCCAATTAAATTTGCACTCTCCGGTGGGTCAAGGAGACTTTTGTCTGATGTTACTTTATTCAGATAGGGGACAAGTTGTACTTGACATgcctaaaagaataaaagaaaaattcaaactcttgtaatgaaaaaattaaagaaaactaattttgtGATGATGGtaagaaaattagaagaaaaagaacgttttttttttgccaaaatttatggtaaaaattgatgatcaattattaaataattgaataatatgataataggggagactggggtaaaaaaagtcaatttgcataaatccttatctgcaggattccccaagggcaagaaaatttcctcgatagttcattttcaaagaaaatttcctggcctacaactttgtctcagaccacttttcccTATCTCCAccggaaatatgagtttttgaacttttcctaaacccttctacttctaattttttttaactcgatgggtaaatatagtcatcagcggggtaaataaagtcggtggAATTATCTGATATTTCCAAGGATTTCCCACCTGAGAGATTAAGTGTAGTTGCTAACTAACCTTCTCACCTGTTAATCCGATACAAAGAACTTTACTACAAGTattaacccagctagtgagaaaaattatcagattggaaaatcgctaaaagaaaagtttcgaaaaacgaatttttccCAATACGCAAATGAgcccaaaattttattaattttattagtctTTCCAAATTATAGTCAATTGTGGTAAGTTGGTAGGGCTTCTCACTATAATCAATTTCAGATTCATCCCAATTATAACTTTGAAGAAATtagcatttaaaattttttcactgACACTTTTTACCAGGTCTCCCCTAAGATTTAAATGGGGAACAAaagattgaataaattaattaagaacaGAACATACCTGTGCATAGAATTTGAGGTATTCACTCATTTTGCTATCACCGAGTAAGCCAAACCACTCATCAATGGAATCATTGGCAGTTGCATTGGGATTGGGCGTTAATCCGGGGAGTGCCGTGAGGTTCTTCACATTCTTCCCCACCCTTAGGATACCTTCCCACCCCTTGATGGGTGTATGCCGGCCCAATTTGCACATTTCATACGTCGTACTCAATTCCTTGAAATACGTCTTAACGCGCGTCACGACGGTGTCATTGTCCGGTGCTATAACCACATATGCCACATCCCGTGCATACGAATAGGGTTCCAGGAGTAATTTGTCCCAGTAGTGTATTGCATACGGGGCAACGGACAGCCAGTCTTTTTCGTGACCCACAACAACAGATGGGATGGGTTGGGGTTCACACTGTCCCGTCCCACGGCCTGCTAGACGGTGGAATTGTCGCCACGTGAGGGGCCCCTGGACAGTGTACGGTGCATCCCAGAGACGTGTTGTACACTTCTTGTGGAAAGCATCCTGAAGAAGTGGTTGCATTGATTTCATAATTCGCACAATATCCTGATTACTACGTGGCCCATTTGCCCTCACATACGGCCATTTGTGTACACTCAACCCGGACTTAATTGCTGGTGGTCCCGGTGGTAGTGCCAACCTCGAATTCCCATAGTGATTATCCATTTCCATTTTACAGAGAATATTCGATTCATACGCTAATCGTCCCTGCTCAAGGGCTAAACTAATAACATCCTGAGCATCAGCATAATCGAGTACATTGAGTGCAGCATTGGCGGCAGATGCGGTGCCGGAGGATATTGTGGTGGATGTTGTGGCGACAAGTCCACGGAAACACTTGATTGCACGCTGTATGGAATTTGACGAACTTTGTACTACTGAACACTGTTCCCGGAGCAGATCCATCATTACCAACGGCATATTATCACAGTTGCTTGAACTCCCACACGGCACACCGTCACTACTTAATTTACTTTCTTGCTTCACAACCATCTCCTTCGCATCGCCACTATTTGCTGATGTTGCCACAATGGAACTTTCACCATTTGACGATTGTCCGAGAATAATGGTGAGGAGGGAACGTTTTTTGTGATAACTCGGATCTTCGGCCATATTTGTTATTTCCATTTCATCCTCATAGAATAGGCCAGCACGGTGAGCTAGTCGTCGATTGACAACAGCACTAAAGCCACATTGACACTTAATGGGATCCTCATCGAAATAACCATTCTGATGAATATTCCCACCCATCATTGCAGCCGGAGAATCAATTCCATTCCCATACATATTTCCACCAGCACCACCACCACTGTTCCCCAGGGCTGATGTCATTGATGCAAACGTTGTTCCCGGAAGCGCCAAATAGACCCCACTGTCTGACCCACGAATATTCCCCACACACTTCTTCCCAGCATTGCACACACATATTGTACAACTATCAAAGTTGTGGTCACGAAAAACATTGAGGAGTGTATCGTAGAGGAGAACATTGACAAGGAGGGCATTTGCTTCGGGCGTGCCCCGTGTTCCGCCCATTGATGGCGTTGCTGGCTCCTCCGAGTTGAATTGTTTATTGAGATAGCTGCTCGTTGATGTAGCCGGGCTGGCAATTGCCAATTCATACGGCGGCGGTGGTGGGATTGGGGTACGTCTAAAGGGATGCTGAAGCCCATGCATTGGGCTACCAACTGCCGGAAAGGGTCCCGTGGCGGGGGAAATGGGTGACATTCCGGGTTTGAGAATGGCACCCGGGGGATGCCCCTGCATCGGTGGACCTTGCCCAAAATTCCCATTTGCCATCATATTCATGCCCATTGGCATCATCATATTTGGTGTCATCATTGCAGCTGGtggcggtggtggtggtgggccACCTGTACTCATTACACCCGGTGGTGGCCCACCCATTAGTCCAATTGGCGAGGGCCGTGACATGGGATTCGGTGGTGTTGGTATTGTTGATGGATTCAACGTGGACATTGGTGGTGGCTCCACACGTTCCTGTTTCACAACAATCTGCCCACCATGAGCTGCTGTTGCTGATGCTGCAACACGTTCATTGCCTCCACTTGTTGCTCCACCACTACTACTGGAATTACTATTAGAACTACTACTGCAACCATTATTAGTTGCaatttgctgctgctgttgctgctgcaacCAAGATGGCTTATACACAGCCGTCATGGGAAGTGAAATGGGTAGGAGTGATTGACTCGGTAAATTCGTCAATGGTGCATACTTTGACGATCCCACGAATTTGCACATATTCGGCGGTACAAAGACATACGTCCAATCCTCAATGGGTTCATCACCAGGGCTCCCGAGATTCGGATAATTCTCCAATTTTAATTTGGGACTGTGTATATCAGTCATGGGTACATCTGAGAGAGCTCCACCGCATGGACTTGAATTTGGATGGTGCTCCAAGCTGGGTGGTGTTGGGAACATCTTTGACAATTCCTCATTGCCATACGGTCGTATACAGCCCGCATTGGGATTACACGAACTCATGCCACGCTTCTCATCCATTCCGCTCACGGATTTATTTGAACCAGGTGGTGTATGTACATTCATAGGAAtctagaaaatatataaattatttatttttataaatgaaaagaaaaattatctaccaggggcgtagccagaaatctattgtgataaataaaagaaataaataaataatttaaagggcgcaaaaaatggattttaaatACAAAGTAGACGtagagattttaattaacaacTTTTAACAAAAAGGTAACAATTGACATTGATTTTCTAacagtttgacatttgtttCAATCATCTGACATTTCTAG is part of the Lutzomyia longipalpis isolate SR_M1_2022 chromosome 3, ASM2433408v1 genome and harbors:
- the LOC129792246 gene encoding cysteine dioxygenase type 1, which gives rise to MSSTLAELNNLTRERRLRELTKTFRGIERPLKNAKTVDSLADLITELHRVFEKDHVNIEYVNHLLLSYKSNPVDWIKFTSFDRFRYTRNLVDSGNGKFNLMILCWGEGHGSAIHDHADSHCFMKMLMGELQEVRYAWPTKKLQELDEEVTADIGILDEGSGYSKGEELKEISRKTLEFNGVCYINDTLGLHRVENPNNSNVAVSLHLYCPPFDSCSVFNKSTGKRTSCNVTFWSKYENGQPK